The following are from one region of the Nostoc cf. commune SO-36 genome:
- a CDS encoding PP2C family protein-serine/threonine phosphatase: protein MPVSQLPSQPTDSNSSAATDVTPVVALKELVARLHREQNKIQDLLSSLGFALRSFNNLNQFLELIPLMATRVTDADGSALFLYKPNGQVRLEQLHWQDSRQRKDIRKALEIASSQITLIPNSAPLANATGILDDQMHRYLGPDVQIFGTAILVKHTERGWLYVLSRDPEYSWTETRQKLVRLVADQTAVAIENDELAVELRKKERLDQELEIGAEIQRRLLPRQCPVIPGAILAARCKPANRVGGDYYDFIATNHNKIQPKIKGSTETSCWGLVIGDVMGKGVPAGLIMTMMRGMLRGEVLHGNSPARILQNLNRVMYADLENSHRFVTLFYSEYNPHNRILSYSNAAHNPPLWWHAATKTVSRLDTLGMLIGLDANSQYEDAQVQLEPGDTIIYYTDGLTDAAAAGGDRFDEDNFVAGFNTACKYCNGPEEIVDYLFDQVQQFIGDDKQNTDDMTLVVMQIL, encoded by the coding sequence GTGCCTGTGTCTCAACTGCCCTCTCAACCCACTGACAGCAATAGTAGTGCCGCGACAGATGTCACACCAGTCGTGGCACTCAAAGAACTCGTGGCAAGGTTGCACCGGGAACAGAACAAAATTCAAGATTTGCTAAGTTCTTTAGGATTTGCCCTGAGAAGTTTCAATAATTTGAATCAGTTCTTAGAACTTATCCCGCTAATGGCAACAAGAGTAACAGATGCAGACGGTAGCGCCTTGTTTCTCTACAAACCTAATGGTCAAGTCAGGTTAGAACAGTTACATTGGCAAGATAGTCGTCAGCGAAAGGATATCCGCAAAGCGCTAGAAATAGCCAGCAGTCAAATTACCCTAATACCCAATAGTGCCCCCCTAGCCAATGCCACGGGGATTTTGGATGACCAGATGCATCGCTATTTGGGGCCAGATGTGCAAATCTTTGGCACGGCGATTCTAGTAAAGCATACAGAACGAGGATGGCTCTATGTTTTGAGCCGCGATCCAGAATATAGTTGGACAGAAACTAGACAAAAATTAGTTAGGTTAGTGGCAGACCAAACAGCAGTAGCGATCGAAAACGATGAACTAGCTGTAGAACTAAGAAAAAAAGAACGTCTAGATCAAGAACTAGAAATTGGTGCAGAAATTCAACGACGACTTTTGCCACGTCAATGCCCCGTAATCCCTGGTGCAATCTTGGCGGCACGTTGTAAACCTGCCAATCGTGTCGGCGGAGACTACTACGACTTTATTGCTACCAATCACAATAAAATTCAGCCCAAGATTAAAGGCAGCACGGAAACTAGTTGCTGGGGTTTGGTTATTGGAGATGTGATGGGCAAAGGTGTCCCAGCAGGGCTGATTATGACGATGATGCGGGGAATGTTACGGGGAGAGGTACTACATGGCAATTCTCCAGCCCGAATTCTGCAAAACTTAAATAGAGTTATGTATGCGGATTTAGAAAATTCACACCGTTTTGTAACGCTATTCTACTCAGAATATAATCCCCATAACCGAATTTTGTCTTATAGCAATGCGGCACACAATCCTCCTTTGTGGTGGCACGCGGCGACAAAAACTGTCAGCCGTTTAGATACTCTAGGAATGTTAATCGGTTTGGATGCTAACAGCCAATATGAAGATGCCCAGGTACAGTTAGAGCCTGGGGATACAATTATTTACTATACAGATGGCTTGACTGATGCTGCTGCTGCTGGTGGCGATCGCTTCGATGAAGATAACTTTGTAGCTGGCTTTAATACAGCTTGCAAATACTGCAATGGCCCAGAAGAGATTGTAGATTACCTTTTTGACCAAGTTCAGCAATTCATTGGTGATGATAAGCAAAACACTGATGATATGACACTAGTGGTTATGCAAATTTTATAG
- a CDS encoding DUF4079 domain-containing protein: protein MSLELSTSVKYWLNFFHPVLMWALLVFSIYAAYLGLQVQRTRNAQGEEKKELIKGRYNVRHYQIGSILLALMVTGAIGGMAVTYINNGKLFVAPYLLAGLGMTSLIAFSAALSPYMQKGANWARATHILINFTLLGLFAWQAVTGVQIVQRILTQA, encoded by the coding sequence ATGAGTCTGGAACTTTCTACGTCGGTAAAATATTGGCTGAACTTTTTTCACCCGGTGCTGATGTGGGCACTATTAGTATTTTCAATTTATGCTGCCTACTTGGGGCTACAAGTACAGCGTACCAGAAATGCTCAGGGAGAAGAAAAGAAAGAACTGATTAAAGGTAGATATAACGTCAGACACTACCAAATCGGTTCTATACTCCTAGCTTTGATGGTGACAGGTGCGATCGGCGGGATGGCTGTCACTTACATCAATAATGGTAAGTTATTTGTCGCGCCTTACCTGTTAGCAGGATTGGGCATGACAAGTCTAATTGCATTTTCTGCTGCCTTGTCCCCTTATATGCAGAAAGGGGCAAATTGGGCGCGTGCAACTCATATTTTGATAAATTTCACGCTTTTGGGACTTTTTGCTTGGCAGGCTGTTACTGGCGTGCAAATTGTCCAAAGAATTCTCACTCAAGCATAG
- a CDS encoding NAD(P)H-binding protein, giving the protein MKAFVAGATGETGRRIVQELVVRNIPVIALVRDIDKARSILSPEAELVIGDVLQPESLTAAFGDSTVLLVATGAKPSFDPSGPYKVDFEGTKNLVDAAKAKGIKHFVLVSSLCTSKLFHPLNLFWLILLWKKQAEEYIQKSGLTYTIVRPGGLKNEDNSDHIVMQSADTLFDGSIPRQKVAQVAVEALFEADARNKIVEIIAKPEAASKTFGELFANVV; this is encoded by the coding sequence ATGAAAGCATTTGTAGCAGGGGCAACCGGTGAAACAGGTCGTCGGATTGTGCAAGAATTGGTAGTGCGGAATATTCCCGTCATAGCCCTGGTAAGGGATATAGACAAAGCTAGAAGTATTCTGTCTCCTGAAGCCGAATTAGTGATAGGCGACGTATTACAACCAGAAAGTTTGACTGCGGCGTTTGGAGATAGCACAGTTTTGTTGGTTGCGACTGGGGCAAAACCTAGCTTTGACCCCAGTGGCCCCTATAAAGTGGATTTTGAAGGGACTAAAAATTTAGTAGATGCCGCTAAAGCAAAGGGAATTAAGCATTTTGTCTTAGTTTCGTCTTTGTGTACTTCAAAGCTTTTTCATCCACTGAACTTGTTTTGGTTGATTTTGTTGTGGAAAAAACAAGCTGAAGAGTATATCCAAAAAAGTGGTCTTACTTATACGATTGTGCGGCCTGGGGGGTTGAAGAATGAAGATAACTCTGACCACATTGTGATGCAGAGTGCAGATACACTGTTTGACGGTAGCATCCCCAGGCAAAAAGTGGCCCAAGTTGCTGTTGAGGCGCTGTTTGAAGCAGATGCACGCAATAAAATTGTTGAGATTATTGCCAAACCTGAAGCAGCATCGAAAACCTTTGGGGAATTATTTGCTAACGTTGTTTGA
- a CDS encoding glycoside hydrolase family 24 protein produces the protein MGPIAALLGFVYLLQWYIGDLRSPSDPIFENKQPPLVMKQGDPYIRALMRTISASEASGNRPYSLLYGGQQVNDLSRHPEICVTIITGPNTGNCSTAAGRYQIINITWYRLAPLYHPNPMQMMFWTAYSFEAEYQDVVVYRWLNDSKVWGTDISQLLRQGKLNDVLRRLSPTWTSLGYGIETNSISSSLPKIYQKMLQEELTAAKQPIAPNLTPSPTPSRKAVKKQ, from the coding sequence ATTGGGCCAATAGCTGCCCTTCTCGGTTTTGTGTATTTGTTGCAATGGTACATTGGAGACTTGCGATCGCCTTCTGATCCCATCTTTGAAAATAAACAGCCGCCTTTGGTGATGAAACAGGGCGACCCTTATATCCGCGCTTTAATGCGAACCATTTCGGCGAGTGAAGCCAGTGGGAACCGTCCCTATTCGCTGTTATATGGTGGACAGCAAGTCAACGACCTTAGCCGTCATCCTGAAATATGCGTCACAATTATCACAGGCCCCAACACAGGTAATTGTTCCACTGCTGCTGGCAGATATCAAATTATCAATATTACTTGGTATCGTTTAGCCCCCCTTTATCACCCAAATCCAATGCAAATGATGTTTTGGACTGCTTATAGTTTTGAAGCAGAATATCAAGATGTAGTAGTTTACCGTTGGTTGAATGATTCTAAAGTTTGGGGAACTGATATTTCTCAACTGTTGCGTCAGGGAAAGTTAAATGATGTTTTGCGGCGACTCTCTCCCACTTGGACAAGTCTAGGATATGGTATAGAAACTAATTCTATTAGTAGCTCTTTGCCTAAAATTTATCAAAAAATGTTGCAAGAGGAATTAACCGCAGCTAAACAACCAATAGCCCCGAATTTGACACCATCTCCAACTCCTTCTAGGAAGGCAGTAAAGAAGCAGTGA
- the menH gene encoding 2-succinyl-6-hydroxy-2,4-cyclohexadiene-1-carboxylate synthase, producing the protein MLIKNYQFHYSLIGTLDKPLILFLHGFMSKIDEFDEPIKLLFDKFSYLTLDLPGHGKTQVLGGNDYYTMVNTAHALINLLDELKISECFLVGYSMGGRLALYLTLHFPERFLKVVLESASPGLPTEAERLERIKIDTQIGRKLTRSIEKSDFATFLSNWYNQPIFGYIKNHPEYDRMVESRLQNNPEELDKSLRFMGTGCQPSLWEKLPNNKIPLLLLAGEYDEKFISINIEIAKLCKFAQLKIISNAGHNIHFENTLAFVENVKEFLSTAS; encoded by the coding sequence GTGCTAATAAAAAATTATCAATTTCATTATTCTTTAATCGGCACTCTAGATAAGCCACTAATTCTTTTTTTACATGGCTTCATGAGTAAAATTGATGAATTTGATGAACCTATAAAATTACTATTTGACAAATTTTCATATTTAACACTTGACCTTCCCGGACATGGTAAAACTCAAGTTTTGGGTGGGAATGACTATTATACAATGGTAAACACTGCTCATGCTTTAATCAACTTGTTAGATGAATTAAAAATTTCCGAATGCTTCTTAGTTGGTTATTCAATGGGTGGGAGATTGGCTTTATACCTCACCCTGCATTTTCCCGAACGTTTTTTAAAAGTTGTCCTAGAGTCAGCTTCTCCAGGCTTGCCAACAGAAGCAGAACGATTAGAACGCATTAAAATTGATACGCAAATAGGTAGAAAATTAACAAGAAGTATTGAAAAAAGTGATTTCGCAACTTTTCTATCTAATTGGTACAATCAACCGATTTTTGGTTATATAAAAAATCATCCAGAATACGATCGCATGGTAGAAAGTCGGTTGCAGAACAATCCAGAGGAATTAGATAAATCACTGCGCTTTATGGGTACTGGATGCCAACCTTCTTTATGGGAAAAGTTACCAAATAATAAAATTCCTCTGCTCTTACTAGCTGGTGAATATGATGAAAAATTTATATCTATTAATATAGAAATAGCTAAACTATGTAAATTTGCCCAGCTAAAAATAATTAGTAATGCTGGACATAATATCCACTTTGAAAATACCTTGGCATTTGTGGAAAATGTCAAAGAATTTTTATCCACAGCAAGTTAA
- a CDS encoding metal-sensing transcriptional repressor: protein MNGSNRLGKESLPTSQQAEHSHYHDTDHEHTDHTYETGELPHPHIHSEESLRRIVNRLSRIEGHVRGIKTMVQQSTPCPDVLLQIAAVRGALDRVARIVLDEHLTECIGRAAQEGNIDVELKQLKAALDRFLP, encoded by the coding sequence ATGAATGGATCAAACCGATTAGGTAAGGAATCCTTGCCAACATCTCAGCAAGCAGAACATTCCCACTATCACGATACAGACCACGAGCATACAGATCATACTTATGAAACTGGAGAGTTGCCTCATCCTCACATCCATAGCGAAGAGTCTTTACGGCGAATCGTCAATCGATTATCACGTATAGAAGGACATGTTCGTGGTATCAAGACAATGGTGCAGCAAAGTACCCCTTGTCCTGATGTTCTACTGCAAATTGCCGCAGTTCGGGGCGCATTGGATCGGGTAGCGCGAATTGTTTTGGATGAACATTTAACTGAGTGTATTGGTAGAGCCGCACAAGAAGGTAATATTGACGTTGAACTTAAACAGTTAAAAGCTGCTTTAGATCGATTTTTACCTTAA
- the lptC gene encoding LPS export ABC transporter periplasmic protein LptC has translation MAYQFHKRGRWGKRKIQNFSSTPSFLVLPLTFFLVFGLVACGGKSPPASQQNTETSSNSDSNLTFFDVTLEQADEVGRPIWKVRAKTAKYTKEKQIGQAESPYGELYQDGKVVYQIKADVADIEQDGKQLFLKGKIFATDPSNGIVLQGNELEWRPKEDLLIVRNQINGTHKQLQAVAQEARVKTREQRMEFSGGVIANSTDPQMQVRTEHLIWNIKEEKLIGDRPIEIDRYKDNKISDRGKGNSAEVNLKTKIATVSQNAQLELLDPPLQIASNSMIWNMNAETVTTNSPTRMFQRAENITVTANQGEMKIPQKTVYLKGNVNAVGQRRQSLRSNTLTWYLDNKLVEAQGNVTYRQIDPPLNFAGETAVGNLQTENIVVKGGSSSGRVVTEIIPQEKANRR, from the coding sequence ATGGCGTATCAATTTCATAAAAGAGGGAGATGGGGAAAGAGAAAGATTCAAAATTTCTCCTCCACTCCCTCCTTTCTTGTTTTACCTTTGACCTTTTTCTTGGTATTTGGTTTAGTCGCCTGTGGGGGCAAATCTCCCCCAGCTTCTCAACAAAATACTGAGACTTCATCTAATTCAGATAGCAATTTGACTTTCTTTGATGTCACCTTAGAACAAGCAGATGAAGTGGGAAGACCGATTTGGAAAGTCAGGGCTAAAACCGCAAAATATACCAAAGAAAAACAAATTGGACAGGCTGAAAGTCCTTATGGTGAACTATACCAAGATGGCAAAGTAGTTTACCAAATCAAGGCAGATGTAGCAGATATTGAACAAGATGGGAAGCAGTTGTTTCTTAAAGGTAAAATATTTGCCACAGATCCTAGTAATGGGATTGTGTTGCAAGGTAATGAATTAGAATGGCGACCCAAAGAAGATTTGTTGATTGTTCGCAACCAGATTAATGGTACTCATAAACAACTACAAGCAGTGGCGCAAGAAGCGCGAGTTAAAACCCGCGAACAGCGCATGGAATTTTCTGGTGGGGTAATAGCAAATTCCACTGATCCCCAGATGCAAGTGAGAACTGAGCATTTAATCTGGAATATTAAAGAAGAAAAACTGATTGGCGATCGCCCCATAGAAATTGACCGCTACAAAGATAATAAAATTAGCGATCGCGGCAAAGGAAATTCTGCCGAAGTCAACTTAAAAACCAAAATTGCCACTGTCTCGCAAAATGCCCAACTAGAATTACTAGACCCACCACTGCAAATAGCTAGTAACTCTATGATCTGGAACATGAACGCAGAAACTGTTACCACAAACTCGCCTACGCGAATGTTCCAACGTGCCGAAAATATCACAGTGACAGCCAATCAAGGTGAAATGAAAATACCACAAAAAACTGTTTATTTAAAAGGTAACGTCAACGCCGTTGGTCAGCGTCGCCAGTCTCTAAGATCCAATACATTAACTTGGTATTTAGACAATAAGTTAGTTGAAGCTCAAGGAAATGTGACTTATCGACAAATTGACCCACCGTTAAATTTTGCGGGTGAAACAGCCGTTGGTAATCTACAAACAGAAAATATTGTTGTCAAAGGCGGCAGTTCTAGCGGTAGGGTAGTGACAGAGATTATTCCCCAAGAAAAAGCCAATCGGCGGTAG
- a CDS encoding LabA-like NYN domain-containing protein produces MLNNFETDSIFTPEQVLENRGRVAIFIDGSNLFYAALQLGIEIDYTKLLCRLTGGSRLLRSFFYTGVDRTNEKQQGFLLWMRRNGYRVIAKDLVQLPDGSKKANLDVEIAVDMMALVDSYDTAVLVSGDGDLAYAVNSVSYRGVRVEVVSLRSMTSDSLINVSDRYIDLEAIKEDIQKTPRQSYPYRPLSGIGFLEDPRTSDGHLEIQE; encoded by the coding sequence ATGTTGAATAATTTTGAAACCGATTCAATCTTTACGCCAGAACAGGTTTTGGAGAATCGGGGTAGGGTGGCCATATTTATTGATGGCTCAAATCTATTTTACGCTGCACTGCAACTAGGGATTGAAATCGATTACACCAAGCTATTATGCCGATTAACAGGCGGTTCTAGACTACTACGGTCTTTTTTCTACACTGGTGTAGACCGGACAAACGAGAAGCAACAGGGATTTCTGCTGTGGATGCGTCGCAATGGCTATCGAGTCATTGCTAAAGATTTAGTGCAGCTACCAGATGGCTCTAAAAAAGCTAACCTGGATGTAGAAATAGCAGTAGACATGATGGCACTAGTAGATTCTTATGATACCGCAGTTTTAGTTAGCGGTGACGGGGATTTGGCTTATGCGGTAAATTCAGTCAGCTATCGCGGCGTGCGGGTAGAAGTAGTGAGCTTACGTTCAATGACCAGTGACAGCTTAATTAATGTAAGCGATCGCTACATTGATTTAGAAGCTATCAAAGAGGATATTCAAAAAACCCCTCGCCAAAGCTATCCATACCGCCCGTTATCTGGGATCGGTTTTTTGGAAGACCCCAGAACTAGTGATGGACACCTAGAAATCCAAGAATAA
- the metG gene encoding methionine--tRNA ligase, producing MNLVNKTEKTFALTTPLYYVNDVPHIGSAYTTIAADVVARFQRLLGHQVLLITGTDEHGQKIQRSAESLGKAPQDFCDEIVPSFVNLWQLLDIQYDRFSRTTAPRHEAIVKEFFKRVWESGDIYQGQQKGWYCVSCEEFKEERDLLEGHRCPIHTNKEVEWRDEQNYFFRLSKYQTKLTEFYQSKPNFIQPESRRNEVLSFVNQGLQDFSISRVNLDWGFPVPVDPKHTLYVWFDALLGYVTALLEPDVEATLENALEKWWPINLHLIGKDILRFHAVYWPAMLLSAGLPLPERVFGHGFLTKDGQKMGKTLGNTLDPIALVERYGSDAVRYYFLKEIEFGKDGDFNEVRFINVLNADLANDLGNLLNRTLSMVKKYCTENNVPSIGNEGIPDENPLKAIGLSLGEQVKQAYQELAFSQACVAIFSLAQASNKFIDEQAPWSLYKQGQQESVEKVLYAVLESVRLAAYLLSPIIPNISSDIYQQLGFGINFNDQKQSSLTAPFAIHAKWGLLSSKQQLGKPQPIFQRIEPPKND from the coding sequence ATGAATCTAGTAAATAAAACAGAAAAGACATTTGCACTGACCACACCTCTATACTATGTAAACGATGTCCCCCATATAGGCAGTGCTTATACAACAATAGCAGCAGATGTTGTTGCACGATTTCAAAGGCTGCTAGGGCATCAGGTATTACTAATTACAGGTACAGATGAACACGGGCAAAAAATTCAGCGATCGGCAGAAAGTTTAGGCAAAGCACCGCAAGATTTTTGCGATGAAATTGTTCCTAGCTTTGTGAATTTATGGCAGTTATTAGACATTCAATACGATCGCTTTAGTCGGACTACTGCGCCTCGTCATGAAGCGATCGTTAAAGAATTCTTTAAGCGAGTCTGGGAATCTGGTGACATCTACCAGGGACAACAAAAAGGCTGGTACTGCGTATCCTGCGAAGAATTCAAAGAAGAACGGGATCTGCTAGAAGGACACCGTTGCCCGATTCATACTAACAAAGAAGTTGAGTGGCGAGACGAGCAAAACTATTTTTTCCGTTTATCCAAATATCAAACTAAGCTGACAGAATTTTATCAATCTAAGCCAAATTTTATTCAACCAGAAAGTCGGCGTAATGAAGTCCTCAGCTTTGTCAATCAAGGACTACAAGACTTTTCCATTTCACGGGTAAATCTAGATTGGGGTTTTCCTGTACCAGTTGATCCCAAGCACACCCTTTATGTCTGGTTTGATGCGCTGCTAGGTTATGTCACAGCATTATTAGAACCAGATGTAGAAGCGACTTTAGAAAATGCTTTAGAAAAGTGGTGGCCGATTAACTTGCACCTAATTGGTAAGGATATTCTGCGCTTCCATGCAGTTTATTGGCCGGCAATGCTGTTGTCGGCTGGCTTACCCTTGCCAGAGCGAGTATTTGGGCATGGCTTTTTGACCAAAGATGGTCAGAAGATGGGCAAAACTCTGGGTAACACCCTTGATCCTATAGCGTTAGTTGAGCGCTATGGTAGTGATGCCGTTCGTTATTACTTCCTTAAGGAAATCGAATTTGGCAAGGATGGAGATTTTAATGAAGTAAGGTTCATTAATGTTCTGAATGCAGATTTGGCAAATGATTTAGGTAATTTGCTCAATCGCACCTTGAGCATGGTGAAAAAATACTGCACTGAGAATAATGTCCCATCAATCGGCAATGAAGGGATTCCTGACGAAAATCCTTTGAAAGCAATTGGTTTAAGTCTAGGGGAACAGGTAAAACAAGCATACCAAGAGCTAGCTTTCAGTCAAGCCTGCGTAGCCATATTTTCGCTGGCGCAAGCCAGTAATAAGTTTATTGATGAACAAGCTCCTTGGTCATTATATAAACAGGGACAGCAGGAGTCAGTAGAAAAGGTTCTCTACGCAGTTCTAGAATCAGTTAGACTGGCAGCTTATCTGCTATCCCCAATTATTCCGAACATCAGTAGCGATATTTATCAGCAACTGGGCTTTGGAATAAACTTTAACGATCAAAAACAAAGTTCACTTACCGCTCCTTTTGCCATCCATGCTAAATGGGGGCTACTATCGAGCAAACAACAGTTGGGTAAACCCCAACCGATTTTTCAGCGAATAGAACCCCCGAAAAACGATTAG
- a CDS encoding lysophospholipid acyltransferase family protein, with protein sequence MSGNSPLEISRALVAALSTQMFRYYEDRIPQDASVLVVSNHRSFMDALILMAALSSPIRFACHHYMGQVPIMREIVTGQLGCFPLEETQNRHQSFFSQSQVLLQSKQMVGVFPEGTESMVKFSQPNHLSEFHRGFAHLALRADVQDLAILPIAIASLEEVNTSGFPLKLLSVFDPSEPLFNQGGWHPLVIYRRVAVLIGRPYWITPQHHKKYHGKQARTVVAELTEHCHGEISNLLRQGCY encoded by the coding sequence ATGAGTGGAAATAGCCCCCTAGAGATTTCTCGCGCTTTGGTGGCGGCACTTTCAACGCAAATGTTTCGCTATTACGAGGATCGCATTCCCCAGGATGCCAGCGTGTTGGTAGTCAGCAATCACCGCAGCTTTATGGATGCACTGATTTTAATGGCGGCGTTATCGAGTCCGATTCGCTTTGCTTGCCATCACTACATGGGACAAGTGCCAATAATGCGGGAGATTGTCACCGGACAATTGGGGTGTTTTCCTTTGGAAGAAACTCAAAACCGTCACCAAAGCTTTTTTTCGCAGTCGCAGGTGCTATTGCAGTCCAAGCAGATGGTGGGAGTATTTCCAGAAGGGACTGAATCAATGGTGAAATTTAGTCAGCCAAATCATCTGAGTGAGTTTCATCGGGGATTTGCCCATTTGGCATTGCGGGCTGATGTGCAGGATTTAGCTATTTTGCCGATCGCGATCGCCTCCTTAGAAGAAGTCAACACTTCCGGCTTCCCCTTAAAGCTTTTGAGTGTATTTGACCCTTCAGAACCCTTATTTAACCAAGGCGGTTGGCATCCTTTGGTAATTTATCGTCGAGTTGCGGTGTTAATCGGTCGTCCTTATTGGATTACGCCCCAACATCATAAAAAATATCATGGCAAACAAGCCAGAACTGTTGTGGCTGAACTGACAGAACACTGTCATGGTGAAATTAGCAATTTACTGCGTCAAGGTTGCTATTAA
- a CDS encoding alpha/beta fold hydrolase, translating to MTIQEVELNPCFLTPERVQPEYPLLVYLPGMDGTGQLLRSQTVGLETGFDVRSLALPRKGLNTWDALTKSVLDLIDGELEKSSQRAVYLCGESFGGCLAMKVAIQAPHLFKRIILINPASSFQLRPWLSWASQLTYLVPTGLYDIGALGLLPFLASLSRISRSDRHDLLKTMRSVPAETVLWRLSLLREFHLDEEKLGHLTQPVLLIAGGSDRLLPSVTEVKRIGNILPNNKIVVLPHCGHACLLEQDTNLYEILEANDFLESKADTGRVKK from the coding sequence ATGACTATCCAAGAAGTTGAGCTAAATCCTTGTTTCCTGACTCCTGAACGAGTACAGCCAGAGTATCCCCTGTTAGTATATTTGCCAGGAATGGATGGAACTGGTCAACTATTGCGATCGCAAACCGTAGGATTAGAAACTGGCTTTGATGTGCGCTCTTTGGCGCTTCCCCGGAAAGGCCTTAACACTTGGGATGCCCTAACTAAGAGTGTATTGGACTTGATCGACGGCGAATTAGAAAAAAGCTCTCAGAGAGCAGTTTACTTGTGTGGTGAATCCTTTGGTGGTTGCTTGGCAATGAAAGTCGCAATCCAAGCACCCCATTTATTTAAGCGAATTATCTTAATTAACCCAGCTTCGTCCTTTCAGCTTCGCCCTTGGTTAAGTTGGGCATCCCAGCTAACTTACCTAGTGCCAACAGGATTGTATGATATTGGCGCACTAGGCTTGTTGCCATTTTTAGCATCTTTGTCACGCATTTCTCGGAGCGATCGCCACGATTTGTTGAAAACTATGCGTTCTGTCCCAGCAGAAACCGTTCTTTGGCGGTTGTCTTTACTGCGAGAGTTTCATCTTGATGAAGAAAAGTTGGGTCACTTAACTCAACCAGTTTTGTTGATTGCCGGTGGTAGCGATCGCCTTTTGCCTTCTGTAACTGAAGTGAAGCGGATAGGCAACATCTTACCAAATAATAAAATAGTGGTTTTGCCCCATTGTGGACACGCTTGCTTGCTAGAACAAGATACTAATCTCTACGAAATTCTTGAGGCTAACGACTTTTTAGAAAGTAAAGCTGATACAGGTAGAGTTAAAAAGTAA